A stretch of DNA from Pirellulales bacterium:
CGGCTGTCGGAATTTCAAATTGTCCCACCACCCAAAAAAGAGGCCCCGCGCGGACGGCACTAGAAAGCACCATCCACCGGGGCACATGGGGGAAGTCACTTGGTCAAAACACGCTTGTCACGTTCATGGCGCCATCGCCGATAATTCCTTCGCTAGCCGCTTACGGGCCACGTGCAGCCGGCGCTTGATGGTGCCGACCGGCGAGTCGAAACGATCGCTCATTTCGACCAGCGAATGGCCTTTCACGTAAAACGCCACCAGCGTTTCGCGGTCCATATTCTTCAGCCGCCTCAAGCCGGCCCGCACCTGCCGCTGCCGCTCGCCGGCCAAAGCCCGATCCAGCGGAGTGTGCCGCTCCACGGCGGAACCTTCCAGCGTTTCGGCTTCGGCGGTCACCAGCGGCTGCCGGCGCACGGCGCGGTTGATGGCCATGCGTCCGGCCATCGACCGCAACCAGCCGCCAAAGCATTCCGGCTCGCGGAGCTGATTGATTTTTTCCAGCGCGTGGATGAACACCTCCTGGCACAGCTCCTGCGCTTCGGCATGATTGCCCAAGCGGACCAGTGCGATGCCGTAGACCATGCGCTCGAACCGGACGCAAAGCTGGCCAAAGGCGGCGCGATCGCCATCCTGGGCGGCCGTTACCAGGTCCACAAGCTCTTCAGTCGTATTCGATTCATATGCGGTGGCGTTCATGA
This window harbors:
- a CDS encoding sigma-70 family RNA polymerase sigma factor, whose product is MNATAYESNTTEELVDLVTAAQDGDRAAFGQLCVRFERMVYGIALVRLGNHAEAQELCQEVFIHALEKINQLREPECFGGWLRSMAGRMAINRAVRRQPLVTAEAETLEGSAVERHTPLDRALAGERQRQVRAGLRRLKNMDRETLVAFYVKGHSLVEMSDRFDSPVGTIKRRLHVARKRLAKELSAMAP